In Actinoplanes derwentensis, the following proteins share a genomic window:
- a CDS encoding YbaB/EbfC family nucleoid-associated protein, whose translation MTTPFDSEIAELLEKYRRQRAELGEMQREIKEITATAVAGQNAVKVTVDAHGEIQDLSFPSGAYRRMAPLELAAAVKQTINAARAEAAGQMQEVMRRYQGDEYLDLSRADGDWSQMLPEEPPMPKMVRDMLGMFGTGPDGKP comes from the coding sequence GTGACCACACCGTTCGACAGTGAGATCGCCGAGTTGCTGGAGAAGTACCGCCGGCAGCGAGCCGAACTCGGCGAGATGCAACGCGAAATCAAGGAGATCACCGCGACTGCGGTTGCCGGCCAGAACGCGGTCAAGGTGACCGTCGACGCCCACGGTGAGATCCAGGATCTGTCGTTCCCCAGCGGTGCCTACCGGCGGATGGCACCGCTGGAACTGGCCGCGGCGGTCAAACAGACGATCAACGCGGCTCGGGCCGAAGCGGCCGGCCAGATGCAGGAGGTGATGCGTCGCTACCAGGGCGACGAGTACCTCGACCTGTCCCGGGCCGACGGCGACTGGTCCCAGATGCTGCCCGAAGAGCCGCCGATGCCGAAAATGGTCCGCGACATGCTCGGCATGTTCGGCACCGGACCGGACGGCAAGCCGTGA
- a CDS encoding IS110 family RNA-guided transposase yields the protein MSLEDGPLFFVGIDWATTEHAVCVLDRAGRKVAAFTIEHTAAGFARLTARLDKLGDTQLTPVAIERPDGRLVDALLEAGHPVMPVKPNAIKTWREAEVLSGAKSDPGDAHVIADYLRVRIHRLRPAVPYSGPTKALRTVTRTRGDLVDARVAAVNQLAALLDAHWPGAKGIFASLSSAIALAFLTKYPTAASAASLTETRLAAFCVKQGYSGKKPAAVLLARLRSAPAGTTDPDLGEGVRAAVLAQVGVINALNTAIKNLDRTITEKMDTHPDGKIFRSFPRAGTVNAAQILAEWGDARAAFDHPDAIAALAGITPVTKASGKQRGVWACNKRLRQAITTFADNSRHASPWAADIYNRARASGKDHPHATRILARAWVRVIWRCWKDHTAYNPALHGGNQHHTEQQLAA from the coding sequence TTGTCGCTGGAAGATGGACCGCTGTTCTTCGTCGGGATCGACTGGGCCACCACCGAGCACGCCGTGTGCGTGCTGGACCGGGCCGGCCGTAAGGTCGCGGCGTTCACCATCGAGCACACCGCCGCCGGGTTCGCCCGGCTGACCGCCCGGCTCGACAAACTCGGCGACACACAGCTGACGCCGGTGGCGATCGAGCGTCCGGACGGGCGCCTGGTGGACGCCCTGCTGGAAGCCGGGCACCCGGTGATGCCGGTCAAGCCGAACGCGATCAAGACCTGGCGCGAGGCCGAGGTGCTCTCCGGTGCCAAGTCCGACCCGGGCGACGCCCACGTGATCGCCGACTACCTGCGAGTACGCATCCACCGGCTCCGTCCCGCGGTGCCGTACTCCGGGCCCACCAAAGCGTTGCGGACGGTGACACGGACCCGAGGCGACCTGGTGGACGCCCGGGTAGCCGCGGTCAACCAGCTCGCCGCACTGCTGGACGCGCACTGGCCCGGCGCCAAGGGGATCTTCGCCAGCCTGTCCTCGGCGATCGCGCTGGCCTTCCTCACGAAGTACCCGACCGCCGCGTCGGCGGCCTCGCTGACCGAGACACGGCTCGCCGCGTTCTGCGTCAAGCAGGGCTACTCCGGCAAGAAGCCCGCCGCGGTCCTGCTGGCCCGCCTGCGCTCGGCGCCGGCCGGTACCACCGATCCCGATCTGGGTGAGGGAGTACGTGCGGCCGTGCTGGCCCAGGTCGGCGTGATCAACGCGCTCAACACCGCGATCAAGAACCTCGACCGCACCATCACCGAGAAGATGGACACCCACCCCGACGGGAAGATCTTCCGGTCCTTCCCCCGCGCCGGCACCGTCAACGCCGCCCAGATTCTGGCCGAATGGGGCGACGCCCGCGCCGCGTTCGACCACCCTGACGCCATCGCCGCGCTGGCCGGGATCACCCCGGTCACCAAGGCATCCGGCAAACAACGAGGCGTGTGGGCCTGCAACAAACGGCTCCGCCAGGCGATCACGACCTTCGCCGACAACAGCCGCCACGCCAGTCCCTGGGCCGCCGACATCTACAACCGGGCACGCGCCAGCGGCAAGGACCACCCCCACGCCACCCGCATCCTCGCCCGAGCATGGGTACGCGTCATCTGGCGCTGCTGGAAGGACCACACCGCCTACAATCCGGCCCTGCACGGCGGCAACCAACACCACACCGAACAGCAGCTCGCGGCCTGA